GCCCGCGATGGTGCGCTGTGACGGCAAACGGTTCGGGGACCTGGCCGTAGCGCCGACTGGCGATCCGGTACATGGCGCGGGTCCACAGCCCGGCGCGTTCGGGGGGCAGGGGTTCGATGCGGGTTTTTTGTGTCATGCCCTTGAGACGAGGTTGCCCCGGCGAACGTGACGGTGCGTTCACGTTCGGCGCCGACGGTGACGCTGGCGTCACGCTCGCCGTCAGGAGGGTCCTGGCGCGGGTCTAGCGCGTGAACATCAACGCGCGCTTGACTTCCTGGATCGCCTTGGTGACCTGGATGCCGCGCGGGCACGCCTCGGTGCAGTTGAACGTGGTCCGGCACCGCCACACCCCGTCCACCTCGTTGAGGATGTCGAGGCGCTCGGCGGCGGCCTCGTCGCGACTGTCGAAGATGAACCGGTGCGCGTTGACGATCGCCGCCGGCCCGTAGTAGCTGCCCTCCTGCCAGAAGATCGGGCAGCTGGTGGTGCAGGCCGCGCACAGGATGCACTTGGTGGTGTCGTCGTAGCGCGCGCGGTCGGTGGGGCTCTGGATGCGTTCGCGCGTCGGCGGGTTCCCGGTGGTGACCAGGTACGGTTTCACCGCGCGGTAGGCGTCGAAGAAGGGTTCCATGTCGACCACCAGGTCCTTCTCCACGGGCAGCCCGCGGATCGGTTCGACCGTGATGGTCAGTGTCTTGCCCGGCTTGGGCTTCTCGGGCAGCAGGTCACGCATCAGCACCTTGCACGCCAACCGGTTGACGCCGTTGATGCGCATGGCGTCCGAACCGCACACCCCGTGGGCGCAGGACCGCCGGAAGGTCAGCGTCCCGTCGAGGTAGCTCTTCACATAGATCAG
This genomic window from Mycobacterium saskatchewanense contains:
- a CDS encoding succinate dehydrogenase iron-sulfur subunit, with the translated sequence MTAGEAVEPRVEPPLPPVPEGAVMVTLKIARFNPDQPDAFAQTGGWQSFRVPCLPSDRLLNLLIYVKSYLDGTLTFRRSCAHGVCGSDAMRINGVNRLACKVLMRDLLPEKPKPGKTLTITVEPIRGLPVEKDLVVDMEPFFDAYRAVKPYLVTTGNPPTRERIQSPTDRARYDDTTKCILCAACTTSCPIFWQEGSYYGPAAIVNAHRFIFDSRDEAAAERLDILNEVDGVWRCRTTFNCTEACPRGIQVTKAIQEVKRALMFTR